A window of the Radiobacillus deserti genome harbors these coding sequences:
- the ytrI gene encoding sporulation membrane protein YtrI yields MHFPHLFKKESWQRFLAGCFVGAILSFIIFLYMHGRLYEQWATDNLKLQEQISNLELKIKSLSQQKSELDEQAQEQMIVQEIEIILVNQETLKLDRLLEHQTKQYIKEQISDVLGKKVSTIASNGNLLKAAIQNKQYTIDDMKFTVSVKMLTIAPVVRVEVELELKN; encoded by the coding sequence ATGCATTTCCCACATTTATTTAAAAAAGAAAGCTGGCAACGTTTTTTAGCAGGTTGTTTTGTCGGAGCTATTCTTTCCTTTATCATATTTTTATACATGCACGGTCGCCTTTACGAACAATGGGCGACGGACAATCTGAAGCTTCAGGAACAGATTTCTAACCTTGAATTAAAAATAAAATCCTTGTCCCAACAAAAATCTGAGCTTGATGAACAAGCTCAGGAACAGATGATTGTGCAAGAAATTGAAATCATCCTTGTGAATCAAGAGACATTAAAGCTTGATCGACTATTAGAACATCAGACGAAACAATATATAAAAGAACAAATAAGTGACGTTTTAGGCAAAAAAGTAAGCACTATTGCCTCTAATGGAAACCTACTGAAAGCGGCTATTCAAAACAAGCAATATACGATTGATGATATGAAGTTTACTGTATCCGTCAAGATGTTAACCATTGCACCAGTTGTTCGAGTCGAAGTAGAACTAGAACTAAAGAACTAA
- a CDS encoding YtrH family sporulation protein produces MEEERFISSIIHCYFIALGVIMGGTFIGSIGAFATGEPPLTVMRRIAKGLRIWAIVAAIGGTFDAISNFERGIYEGSTIDVVKQVLLIVFAMAGVQTALLIIEWFTQESVD; encoded by the coding sequence ATGGAGGAAGAACGTTTTATTTCATCCATCATTCATTGTTATTTTATTGCTTTAGGTGTCATTATGGGTGGAACATTCATTGGAAGTATCGGAGCTTTCGCTACCGGTGAACCTCCGTTAACCGTGATGCGTCGAATCGCCAAAGGATTACGCATTTGGGCAATTGTTGCTGCAATTGGCGGAACGTTTGATGCCATCTCCAACTTTGAACGTGGTATTTATGAAGGTTCCACTATAGATGTAGTGAAACAAGTTCTTCTTATCGTGTTCGCTATGGCCGGGGTTCAGACTGCATTATTAATTATAGAGTGGTTTACACAGGAGAGTGTGGATTAA